ATTCTCCAAGGAATTGTGTTTTATTACGATAAATGATTCTGCTTAATAACTTAAATATTGTTTCAATATTAAagatcatcaatgaatacattctCCAAGGAATTGTGTAATCGTTGGATCTTCATTTTTGTGATGAAGTAtcctttaatttaatatatttctattttcgccgaaaaaaataaaataatcaaTTGTACTATAGCAGAAAATCATTCACGACAATAAATGATTTCGTTATACTCCATAAGTTAAAAAGTTTTCAAGTATTATATAATTATACAATATGCATATCGAAAATTGGTAGAAATATTTGaacaaaaagtatatatatatatatatatatatatatatatatatatatatatatatatatatatatatatatatatatatatatattaaaaaatttagaagaaaaaaataaaagccaTGAGCACTTTGTCTTGTAAGACTATTCTTATCAATGACACATGTCAAACAACCACGTTGCGCTACATCAGCGCCAACCCACCAACTTTTTCCTTTAGCTTAACTCATCACATTCACTAATATTCATCACATCAACTACATTGACtccactttattattattattattattattattattattattattattattgttgttgttgttgttattgttattaatattattatttataaatcgtGTTTATATTTaagtataaataaaaataataattcagaaattcaaaataaaaatattttaaaatagaAATTTTCATTAAAATAAAAGCACATATTTCATTAAAAAAAAgtacaaataaaattaaaaaacaATACATAATTAAAATACTACAAAATTTTAAAAGATAGAATTTATTCTTCATCGTCGTCGGACTTGTACTCCTTGGCGTATTTCTTCGACCTCCAATTGTGTTTTTTGGACCGCATCCGGCTCGGGTTGGAAACTTTCTGACGGTGTACTAATTGGTGTATTAAAATTTTGTTGATACACGGATTGGTGAGGGTTTGCGAATTGTGGTGGAGGTGCGTATCCACCAAAATGTTGTGGCAGTACGTACCCCGCGAAACAGAGATTGTGTTGGGGATAGGGTTGTGTGAAATTTTGTTGAGGGAAATTTGGTCGGGGAAAATTTTGCTGAGGGAAAGACGAGGATCCCGACATTGGAATGACAATGTTGTGTTGCGTGGTATCTTGGAGTAATAAACACCACATAGCAGACTCGACATTGTTTGAAGGTTGTTCAATTGTTTGTTTTATTTGGTGTTTTTTATGAAATTTTTAGGGTTGAATGAGAATTTGAGATAGTGTTTGAAAATGAGATGGTGTTTGTAATGTTTGATGAGATAATGTATAAAGAGGTAGTGTTTatatatgaaaaataaaagttttttaaacaaaaaaaatattatattattagcgtTACTCCCCAACGACGATatgcttttttattattattttctttttcttttttaatttcaaAAATCGGGCCCCACTTAGTCTTGCAAAATGTAGTTAGATAGCATTTGGTAGCACGGTGGTTCATTGGCGCTGGCAACCGCGGCTGCAGCAATGGCGTCGAACCAACGACGGCCCAAAGAAGCCCCAACGGCGCTGCCGATAAGAGTGGCCTAATGATTTTCCTAATACTTTCCCGTAAAGTCAAATCGTACTTGAGATCATCCATTATTTGCCACGTCTTCAAATGGTTTTCTTAATTAGCTGTTACTACTGTGTAAAAAATTAAGAAGTGAACAACGTCACACTACATAAAGCTACAATTCTTAAATTACTAAACGACTAAAATTGTTGTGACTATTAGTATATGAGAACCATGATAATAAGTATAACAtatcaaaataaataaaatacacatATATTAATCTTCGACAATTTTTTATCATTTCTtgaaagcatatatatatataatatataaaattaagtaCTCCGCATAAATTATGTACACGAGGGCTTCATGAAGTATACATATGAGCATAGAACTTCAcgcaataaaaattataaaaatgtataatatataaaattgttgtgACTATTAGTATATAAGAATAAGAACAATGATACggagtaataacaataacataaccaAATAAATAAAATACACATAAATTAATCTTCAACAATTTTTTATGTTTTCTTGAAAGCAaatgtataatatataaaattaagtaCTGTATAAATTATCTACATGAGAGCTACATGAAGTTTACATATGAGCAGAGGCGAAAATGATGAAGGGCAGGGGGGCgggcgcccccggtggattttttttttcagtgtaaaatttttgggtttttcgactttgcccccggtggatttttttttttttgcccccaaacctacatattttgccccaaaaccttcaaattttgcccaaaattctccaacttttgccccaaaatcttcaaattttgccccaaaatctccaacttttgcccaaaaatcttcaaattgtatccaaaaaaattgctacggtttaaaattttttttttgcccccggtcaaaaaaaatcctagtttcgcctctgAATGTGAGCATAGAACTTCACGCAACTGGGTAAAACCTTTTTGTACAGTATAGCTAGGCTACAACCTTGGTATCAGGGTAAGATCTAGAGTGGTGTATTCGGGGTCACACGCCCCCTGATTCAAATTTTTTACTTGTAAAATTATTGGTTTAATGTAAATAATTGAGATTTTGCTATTTAGATTCATGGTTTTTAGTTGTTGAACTCTTTACCATAATTGAAtagcaaaaatattaaaagaacaaGAAAGTTAAAAAATTAATGGAAGAAAGAAATTTTACAAATGAATTGGGGTGAATTGGCGATTAGCAATCCAATGACGTTGCACTAAAATAAACCGTCCGTTTATGCCATATCATCCAACCAAAATACAAGCTGACAAGTCCACGAAACACTAAGCAATGGGATAACCGGGTACTATAGAAAATTTATTAAAGGTTATGCCTCAATTGCTGCACCTATGATAGAACTTCCTAAAAAGATGCTTTTGGTTGGAATGAATCAGCTGAAAATTCATTTAGAGATTTGAAAACTAAGATGGTGAGTTGGTGACAGCTCCAATACTAGCTCTGCCTAATTTGATAATGCCTTTTCAAATAAATACTGATGCAAGTGGAGTGGGTATATGTGTTGTGTTTGTGCAAGAAAAGCACCCCATTGCTTATTTCAACAAGAAGATTAGTTTAAAACTTCAGGAATCCTCCACATACATTAACATTAGAGAATTACATGCCATGGCTGCTGCCATTTCAAAGTGGAGACAATACTTGTTAGGGGCTAAATTCACTATGTTTACTGATCACAGAGGTTTAGAAAGTTTAATGGACCAAACTATCCAAACTTCTGATTAGCAGCACTATTTGACCAAATTATTATGTTATCGATATGAGAGAGTGTACAAAACTGGGATGATCAATGTTGCGGCTGATGCCTGGTCAAGAATTCCCATTGTTTCTGGATCTTTGTAAGCATTATCTACTATACAGTTTGTGTTTATTGATGAACTGAAACAAATTATTGCACAAGATGATAAGTTACATGAGTTAATAACTGATATAACATTGAAGTAGAAAAAATGGAAAATTGGAGATTTGTAAATGGCTTGATTTATTACAAAATTGAGGATTTACATTCCTCGGGTTAGTAGTTTAAGGAGGCAGTTATTGGAAGAGTATCATTCTTCACCTATTAGTGGTCATTCTGGAATACAGATAAGCTATTTGTTGATTGCTGCAAATTTCTATTGGCAATGATTAAAACATGATATGGAGGTATTTGTTAGTGATTATGTGATTTTAGCAGGTGAAAACTTGGAATCTAGCTCCATATGGGTTTTTACAACCATTAAATGTTCCTAGTCAATTTTGGAAGGACATTAATATTGACTTCACTACTGGCTTACCAATTATATTTGGCTATAATGTGATATGTGTGGTAGTAGATCGTTTGTCAAAATGGGGTTCATGTTTGGGTATTCACTACCAAATATACTGTGCCACTGCTTCATCAGTGGCAAAGTTGTTTTTTGAGATAGTTTACAAGAATCATGTTATGCCGAGGTCTATAGTTCTGATAGAGGCAAGGTATTTTGAGCAAATTTTGGTTTGAACTGTGAAGACTGAATCAGAAAAAAATCAGTTTGTCTTCATCATATCACCCTCAGTCAAATGGCCAAACAGAGCTTATCAATATATGCCTTGGGCAGTATTTGAGATGTTTAGTTGAATATTGTCCAAACGAATGGTATAAGTTTTTATCTTTGGCTGAATTCCATTACAACACAACAGTAACAGAAAGACACTCACTGAGTTACTTAAGGAATTTCAAATCTTGAGGTTGGCATGAGTCCTTTGAAGCTATGTGTGGGAGAGCATCACTGGTTATATCATACTATTTGAATGACAACACAAAAGTAGAAACATTACATTCACTTATGCAACACAGGCATGAAAAAGTCAAGATTTTAAGGCAAGCTTTATTACATGTAGATGCAAAAATGAAGCTGATTGCTTATTGACATGGAACTGATAGGATTTCAAGGAGAGTGATTTGGTATGGGTGAAGCTACACCCCTATCGCCAACTGTCAGTGGTGAAGAGAATTAACCAAATGTTAAGTAGAAGATACTTTAGACCTTATAAGATGGAGAAGAAAATTAATGCAGTATTCTTGCATACATCCTGTTTTTCATGTATCTTTGATGAAAAAGTTTAAGGGAGATGTAATCCATTGCCAGAGGCAGACAACTGTAGTGGTATGGTTTAGCTCCTCAACATGTGCTTGATACTGGTGAAATTCTATGAAATGGTCTAATGATTTCGCAAGTCTTGGTTAAATGAGAGTTGTTACCAAATGAGGAGGCAACTTAGATTGATGTTGATGATTTTAAGGAAACACAAGAAACTCAGAACCATGACGACGTGGTTTGTTTGGAAGATTGAAGTAATGATACAGATACAAAGCCAGCTAACCCAGTCAAAAAGGAGCCCATCAACGACTCCAGGCCCAGAAGATAAATAAATAAGCTCAAGTGGGCTAAGGATAATCAATTGGCACGTGGGGATTAAGAAGTCAGTTACACAAGTTGTTAAGTTTGTTAGAAGTGGTTAGGGCAAACGAATTGTAATATGTAGGAGCTGAATCCATGTAACTGGATAACAAATTCTCATCAATCAATTCGAAATTTTGTTTTCCCTCTCTTGATTCTGTTAAAGATTAGACTGTCTCGAACTAGGTCATATCAGGAGGCATGAAAATGGGGTAAGGTATAAAAGGGGCAAAATGCTTGATTTATTATCTTGTAAATTTGAAATAATGCAGTGGTTGGTTGTAGTCAACCATGACAATAGTCGGGACAAAAAGTGCATGTAGTCTTCTCTTTCAAATACTAGTATTTTTATTGATTTAAGTATTTAACGACCAAGATGGTGGATTTTTATTTAATACCATATATACTATATCTGAACATTGGTGTCTCGTTTAAATGAGTGACGAATAGTTTTAGTAACATCGATTTGCAGGTTAAACTTGTCGTTTAAAGTTTTAGAATCCTGAAATTATtgatttaaatttaattttaagttttagtttggaTGTGAATTTGGATTTGAATTAGTAAAAATACTAGGATTTATGATTTTCTAATGAAAGAATGAGAAGGTAAGCTAGAGAAAGAAACTAGGGTTTATGAAATATTGAGGATGAAAATAAGGGAAGAAAGAACAAAAAGACTAAAATACTCCCACATTATATGCAATTACGCATATAATTCAGCTTAGTAGAAACAAGAAACGGAAAGTAGACGGAGGGACGATCATCGTTAAATTGTACAACATCAGGGACGAGTCAagcaaaaaataaaaatagatTAAGTATATCGTGCGAAAGTTGAGTACAAGTTGAGGGACGACCGACGTAATTTAGTCAATAGAATATTGCCAAAAAAATGTACCGTACTCTTTTACATTTTATATTTTCATCAATTAATTCACAAACATAAGCTTTTAACTCTAGCTATTTAACAAACACTCCGAATCCAGCTACTTCTACCAAAGTAAGTTGTTTATTTGCTACTTTTCAGTTTTGATGTATGGTTTCACTTTTTATGCCGTAAGATTAACATGTGTATCACAAAAGACACCCTATCATCCTTCAAGGAATATACATATCGTATGTATTTATGTACAATTGTTTCCCACTATACGATCATATGTACATTAATGCAGGTGCTAACTTTAAATCAATCACAATAAAAGTTAAAAAAACTTTACTCTTTTTATGACGACTAAATGCGACTAGGGTTTATGGTTACTCCGGCCATAAATTAGCAATTTTCCGTCAATTTTTCACCGTTTCAATTGCTTTATCCATCTATTTGGCTTCTGAATTGCACTCGTGAAGTATCATGGGCAAAAATTCCGGAGGAAAAAAGAAAAAACAGACCCAAACTGCAACTAGAGTTTTACGCAGCAGGGCTATTGGAGGAGATGAAGAGATTAGCGATAGTGATGATTCGAACAGATCAGTAAACAAAGAATTGAAGTCTGGGCAACGCCAAAAGCTTGATCCTCTAACTGGCTTACCGGTTACGCTGGATGAACATGATGATAGAGATGTAGACCAGGTTAGTGTTAGTGAAGTTCCAATTCCAAACACTAATATTACACCACCATTGGAGGACTATGAGTTTCCAGAATTGGTTCCATCCCTTGCGAAAAATAATGATTGTAGGTCTAGCTTGGTTGGCCAAATTAAACTGAATGAAAACACAATAACTAGCCCTAAGGATGATGGGAAAGAGGCCACACATAATGTGTCTCCATACCTGAATGCCTTAAACACGTTGCAGCCTCAAAAGAAAGTAAATTTCAGGTTTATGGAAACACAGAAGTCTCTAGAGGACGATATAGACGTGGAAATTCCACTGTCGTCTGTTTTGGAAACGCAAGAAAGATATCGTCATACTATCTATGGCTATTTTCTGGGAAAACGAGTGGCATACCCGGTGGTCCATAATTATGTAATGAACGTTTGGAAGAAGTATGGGATCGAAAAGGTTATGATGAATGCGAAAGGATTCTTCTTCTTTAAATTCACAACGGAAACGGGTATGAATGGAGTTCTTGAAAACGGACCATGGATTATTCGAACAATTCCAATAATTCTAAATAAATGGTCGCCTGAAATTACTCTAATGAAAGAGGATCTTAAGCGTGTTCCAGTGTGGGTGAAGCTACATGACATACCTCTCGCAGGATTTACGGAAGATGGATTAAGTTCTATTGCTTCTAAGGTCGGTATTCCAATAATGTTAGATTCGTATACAAGTTCTATGTGTCAGGATGCTTGGGGTAGACCTAATTATGCACGTGCCATGCTTGAAGTTACAGCTGAGTCTGATCCAAAAGAAAGCTTAAAGATAGCGATCCCTAATCCTAAGGGAGACACCAAAACTATTAGCATAGTGAAAGTGGAATACGAATGGAAACCACCGCGGTGTGATAACTGTAAAATTTTTGGTCATCGTGATGCACAATGTCCAAAAAGTATCCCGGTCCCTGAAGCGAATAAGACTGTCGATGGAGGATATCAGAAGGTGACTAAACAATCCAAGAGCACTGTGGGTGGAAAGCAGAAAACAGGAGATGGTTTTTTGGTTGTCAAACCAAAAGCAAAGTTTGTATACCGACGTAAAATGAATAATACCAATGGTGAAGGTGTGGCTAATAAAGTGGCAGGAACAAGTGGATTAAAGAACACAACAACTGATGAGAACCCATTTACTGCCTTGAATGatttaaatgatgaagatgatggtgatggGTTGAAAACTCATAATGGTCAGCTTATTGACGAGGATAGTGATATTGAGGTCGACTCGATTAACATGACTGAGGGGGCAAGCACTCCCGTTAAAAACGGTTCCCATGATTAGTATAGCTTCATGGAACATTAGGGGTTTGAACGTCATCCCTAAACAAAAAGAGGTTCGTGAGGTTATTACTAGTAACAATTTATGTGTTTGTGCGGTGTTAGAGTCTCATGTTTCGTTATCTAATTTGAGCTCTATATGTAATAATGTGTTTCCTGCTTGGGACTGGACGTCCAATAGTAGTTTATGTGTGTCAGGTACCCGTATTATATTGGGGTGGAACCCGTTGCTTGTTCACGTGATGGTGTTAGCAATCACAAACCAGGTGATACATTGTCAGATTCGTGTTAATAGCGATGGTAGCCAGTTCTTTACGTCTTTTGTATATGCTTCTAACAGCTACATACAAAGAAGATTTTTGTGGAATGATATTGAAATGCATCATGGCTTTGTGGGCGGTAATCCATGGGTGATCCTTGGGGACTTTAATGTTGCTTTGAATTTGGATGAGTCAACTACAGGTGGGTCTAATATGACCGTAGCAATGCGTGACTTTAAAGAATGCCTTGATAACAGTCAAATGGTTGACATAAATAGCATGGGATTACAATTCACATGGAATCAAAAACCAAAGACGAATGATGGTATTCTGAGGAAAATTGACCGGGTATTGGTTAATGATGTTTTTCTTTCTAAATATATTAATGCATATGCAATCTTTCAACCGTACAGAATATCAGACCATAGCCCATCGGTGCTCAAAATTCCGCATTCAGCGCCTGCAAAGCCACAAATGTTTCGTTTCAGCAACTACATTGCGGATAAGGAGGGGTTTATTGACTGTGTTTCGGATGGCTGGAAAAAACAAATTGAAGGGCACACTATGTATAGGGTGGTGAAGCGACTCAGAGATTTAAAAAAGCCTATTCGTAAAATCATGTGGAACAAAGGCAACCTTCATGCTAATGTTTGTAAATTAAGATCTGAGCTAGACCAACTTCAGTTGGACCTTGATAAAAATCCTACTTCGGAATATCTTCGCGAAGCAGAGGCTGTTAAGCTCAAAGAATTTAACGATGCCATATGGGACGAAGAGCGATTCTTAAAGCAGAAATCTAAGGTGGAATGGTTAAAAGCGGGAGATTGTAACACGAAGTACTTCCATAAAATCATTAAAGGCAAGGCGAATAAAAGTAGAATTAATGCCATTATGGATTCTCAGGGTTCGGTTATTGAAGGGCCAATGGTCTCAGATATCTTTGTTAACCATTATATGGAATTCTTAGGATCTTCACATCCATGTGAGAGGATTTCCGACCCCAATAATCTATTTTTGAAGAAATTATCTCCGATCCAAGCTTTAGACATGATATGTCCGGTTACTGATAATGAAGTCAAAGCTGCTATTTTCGAAATTGGGGAAGACAAAGCTCCGGGACCGGATGGGTACACTTCGGTTTTCTTTAAGAAAGCGTGGGAGATTGTTGGTCCGGATGTATGTAAGGCTGTGATTGATTTTTTCAATAACAGTCAGTTGTTGACTGAGATCAACCATACCATCCTTGCTCTAATTCCGAAGGTTGAAACACCTTGCAAAGTTAACGACTATCGGCCCATATCCTGCTGCAATGTCATATACAAATGTATTAGCAAAATAATTACAGCTAGAATTAAAGGAAGTCTGGATAGTATTGTCAGTGATAACCAGTCAGCCTTCATTCCCGGGAGACGTATTTCAGATAACATCTTGGTTACTCAAGAGATTATGAAGAACTACCACTTGGATAGAGGTACCCCTCGATGCGCTTTTAAAGTTGACATTCAAAAGGCGTATGACACCGTTGATTGGAAGTTTTTGGAAAACATTTTATTATACTTTGGTTTCCATCGTACCATGATTAAATGGATAATGAAATGTGTTTCCACAACCTCTTTCTCTATTAATATAAATGGGGAGCTCCATGGCTATTTTAAGGGAAAAAGAGGCTTGAGGCAAGGGGATCCTCTGTCCCCATACTTATTCACCTTGGTCATGGAATGTTTAACATTAATGATCAAAAGAAATGTTCTACATTCTGATGATTTTAAATACCATCCCAAATGTGAGGCGCAAGAAATTGTGAACATTTGCTTTGCAGATGATCTCTTTCTTTTTGCCCATGCGAGTGTTGGATCTGTTAAGCCTTTATCTGATGCTTTGGCCGAATTTAAAGCATGCTCGGGCTTGACGCCTAGCCTTCCAAAAAGTACGGCTTTTTTCTCCAATGTCTCTATAAGCTTAAAGAAGGTGATTCTATCCTTAATGTCGTTTGAGGAAGGAGTGTTACCGGTACGTTACTTGGGTGTGCCTTTGATCTCGTCCCGTCTCTACTACAAAGATTGTAAAAGCTTGGTTGatcggattaaaattaaaattcaagATTGGAAAAACAAGTTTTTGTCATATGCGGGTAGACTTCAGCTGATAAACTCGGTTCTATCCCCTATGCAGGTTTACTGGTCATCTGTTTTTGTACTTCCTGATGCTATTATCCATGATATTGAGAAATCAGTACGTGGATTTCTTTGGTGCAAAGGAGATTTGAAGAGAGGAAAGGCTAAGGTTAGTTGGAAGAATGTTTGTCTTCCTAAAGAAGAGGGTGGTCTTGGAATCAAAAGTCTAAAAGCATGGAACTTGGCTTTAATGTCTTATCATATATGGTGTTTATTAAATCATAAACAATCTATGTGGGTAAAATGGATCCATACTTATAGACTTAATAAACATAATTTTTGGAAGGTAGACGCTTCTAGTTCAGCAAGTTATGGGTGGCGTAAGATGCTGCAAATGAGAAGTATAGTAAGGCCGTTTATCATCCATAAAGTTGGTGATGGAAATGTAACTTCAGCGTGGCATGATACATGGACTGATTATGGGCCACTTAGTGAGCATATTACTCATAGATACGTTACTAGCGCTGGCTATTCGGACGACACAAAGGTGGCAGATTTGATCTTTAATGCTGGATGGCAATGGCCGGATCCATGGATTGATAAATTTCCAATGCTCATGAATGTTAGGCCTCCTGATTTATCAAAGTCTGATGTTATGTGTTGGCGACAATCTGATGGAAATTTGGTTGATTTCTCGACTAAGGAAGCATGGGAAACATTCAGACCACGTGCAACAAAAGTAATATGGCATTCGGTAGTGTGGTTCTCACAATGCATACCGCGTCATGCTTTTATTGTTTGGTTAATGGTGGGTGAAAAGCTGAAAACTCAAGATAAGATTAGAGTATGGGATATATGCGCTAATCAGAATGTTAATTTGTCATGCTCGTTGTGTGGTAACCAACAAGACTCCCACAATCATTTATTCTTTGAATGTACGTATTCTAAGCAAGTGTGGAATCAGGTTCAAGGTTTGATGCCCTTACGATCTCTAGGGGATAACTGGAAAGAGGTTATACATAAGATCAGTCCGATTTCTCATACGCGGGTGGCTAGAGTCGTAGTCTCTAAACTATTATTTGCCGCTACCATCTACTACATATGGCAAGAACGAAATCGGTGTTTGTTCAACCGAACAAAACGCAAAGCAGAGCAAGTTTATAAAGACATTTACAACACAGTGAGACTGAAGTTAATGTCTTTGAGGTTCAAAAATTCACAACATGTGTTGGAGGTGAAGATGAAGTGGAAAATATAGTTTTTGCTTTTGTCTTCCTTGTTTGATTGGCTAGTTTTTTGGCTTGCTGGTTGTGTGCTTTGTTTGCATCAACCGTTTCTCATGTAATattttttgatatatataatttaccGGGTGTATACCCTTTACCTAAAAAAAAATCATATGTACATTACATTCGCCAAAAAGATCTAACTTAACAGTAGTTTTATAAAGAACTGCACTATATTTCATTTTCGTCGATGTTTTTCTCTATAATATCAATGCAAGAACCCACTGATTGTCCCTCGGACATGGCCTTAGCAAGTTGGGTTCGTGCTTGTTCATGGCGACGCAGGATTAGGATGGTGTTAAGTACGGCCCATCTGACTTGAGAATCTGCTTTCTTTTGAGTGAATCCTAAACTGTTTAGTAACCTATCCAACTACTTTTCACAACATAAAAAGACAACAATTAGTATTCAAAAAACAAAGGTAACTGAAAATAATGTGCAAGAAGGTTTACCGTGTTGACATCAGCAAGACCTCCTTCAGCGTAACCGTAAAGAAGATATTCAGTAGCAACTCCAGCTAATGCTATAC
This window of the Rutidosis leptorrhynchoides isolate AG116_Rl617_1_P2 chromosome 7, CSIRO_AGI_Rlap_v1, whole genome shotgun sequence genome carries:
- the LOC139859634 gene encoding uncharacterized protein, producing the protein MGKNSGGKKKKQTQTATRVLRSRAIGGDEEISDSDDSNRSVNKELKSGQRQKLDPLTGLPVTLDEHDDRDVDQVSVSEVPIPNTNITPPLEDYEFPELVPSLAKNNDCRSSLVGQIKLNENTITSPKDDGKEATHNVSPYLNALNTLQPQKKVNFRFMETQKSLEDDIDVEIPLSSVLETQERYRHTIYGYFLGKRVAYPVVHNYVMNVWKKYGIEKVMMNAKGFFFFKFTTETGMNGVLENGPWIIRTIPIILNKWSPEITLMKEDLKRVPVWVKLHDIPLAGFTEDGLSSIASKVGIPIMLDSYTSSMCQDAWGRPNYARAMLEVTAESDPKESLKIAIPNPKGDTKTISIVKVEYEWKPPRCDNCKIFGHRDAQCPKSIPVPEANKTVDGGYQKVTKQSKSTVGGKQKTGDGFLVVKPKAKFVYRRKMNNTNGEGVANKVAGTSGLKNTTTDENPFTALNDLNDEDDGDGLKTHNGQLIDEDSDIEVDSINMTEGASTPVKNESHVSLSNLSSICNNVFPAWDWTSNSSLCVSGTRIILGWNPLLVHVMVLAITNQVIHCQIRVNSDGSQFFTSFVYASNSYIQRRFLWNDIEMHHGFVGGNPWVILGDFNVALNLDESTTGGSNMTVAMRDFKECLDNSQMVDINSMGLQFTWNQKPKTNDGILRKIDRVLVNDVFLSKYINAYAIFQPYRISDHSPSVLKIPHSAPAKPQMFRFSNYIADKEGFIDCVSDGWKKQIEGHTMYRVVKRLRDLKKPIRKIMWNKGNLHANVCKLRSELDQLQLDLDKNPTSEYLREAEAVKLKEFNDAIWDEERFLKQKSKVEWLKAGDCNTKYFHKIIKGKANKSRINAIMDSQGSVIEGPMVSDIFVNHYMEFLGSSHPCERISDPNNLFLKKLSPIQALDMICPVTDNEVKAAIFEIGEDKAPGPDGYTSVFFKKAWEIVGPDVCKAVIDFFNNSQLLTEINHTILALIPKVETPCKVNDYRPISCCNVIYKCISKIITARIKGSLDSIVSDNQSAFIPGRRISDNILVTQEIMKNYHLDRGTPRCAFKVDIQKAYDTVDWKFLENILLYFGFHRTMIKWIMKCVSTTSFSININGELHGYFKGKRGLRQGDPLSPYLFTLVMECLTLMIKRNVLHSDDFKYHPKCEAQEIVNICFADDLFLFAHASVGSVKPLSDALAEFKACSGLTPSLPKSTAFFSNVSISLKKVILSLMSFEEGVLPVRYLGVPLISSRLYYKDCKSLVDRIKIKIQDWKNKFLSYAGRLQLINSVLSPMQVYWSSVFVLPDAIIHDIEKSVRGFLWCKGDLKRGKAKVSWKNVCLPKEEGGLGIKSLKAWNLALMSYHIWCLLNHKQSMWVKWIHTYRLNKHNFWKVDASSSASYGWRKMLQMRSIVRPFIIHKVGDGNVTSAWHDTWTDYGPLSEHITHRYVTSAGYSDDTKVADLIFNAGWQWPDPWIDKFPMLMNVRPPDLSKSDVMCWRQSDGNLVDFSTKEAWETFRPRATKVIWHSVVWFSQCIPRHAFIVWLMVGEKLKTQDKIRVWDICANQNVNLSCSLCGNQQDSHNHLFFECTYSKQVWNQVQGLMPLRSLGDNWKEVIHKISPISHTRVARVVVSKLLFAATIYYIWQERNRCLFNRTKRKAEQVYKDIYNTVRLKLMSLRFKNSQHVLEVKMKWKI